From a region of the Salinispira pacifica genome:
- a CDS encoding D-2-hydroxyacid dehydrogenase yields MKDSPLHADYRPRPAIRRILVVGGIAAEMEQLLPSVLSVFSGYRPEVDRDGTSGLRQPEFRFFTEGSPGSGDYDWADALAAFRPPPLFEPEKLNWIHALGAGVEDFVSRLQGVAGKDRPMLTRTTSVFGPIIAEYCLGHILADMQNHRIYARQQQHRQWKQHSPCRLADSRIFILGAGDIGSGIASVFTGMGCRVRGLARTPGARKGFVSVYTPEDLRSGSPHAEELGEVLARADIVINILPHTGETEGFMDEEFVSRLEGALFINAGRGSVIREDLLLQALNAGKIRRAVLDVFPKEPLQLQSPLWNREDVVITPHVAGLTGAEDALRVLFQRLEAVSRGDIREYVVDIPRGY; encoded by the coding sequence ATGAAGGATTCCCCGTTACATGCAGACTATAGACCCCGGCCCGCAATCAGACGGATTCTGGTGGTGGGCGGCATAGCAGCAGAAATGGAACAGCTCCTTCCCTCGGTTCTGTCTGTTTTTTCCGGATATCGGCCTGAAGTTGACAGGGACGGCACCTCGGGATTGAGACAGCCGGAATTCCGCTTCTTCACTGAAGGAAGTCCCGGAAGCGGTGACTATGACTGGGCGGACGCTCTGGCTGCGTTTCGTCCGCCCCCTTTGTTTGAGCCGGAAAAACTGAACTGGATTCATGCCCTGGGGGCGGGAGTGGAGGACTTTGTCTCCCGGCTGCAGGGGGTGGCCGGGAAGGACCGACCCATGCTCACCAGAACTACTTCGGTTTTCGGTCCCATCATCGCCGAATACTGCCTTGGTCATATCCTTGCGGACATGCAGAATCACCGGATCTATGCCCGCCAGCAGCAGCACAGGCAGTGGAAACAGCATTCTCCATGTCGTTTGGCCGATTCCCGGATATTTATATTAGGGGCTGGAGATATCGGGTCGGGAATCGCTTCAGTGTTTACCGGGATGGGATGCCGGGTCCGGGGACTTGCCAGGACGCCAGGTGCCCGGAAGGGCTTTGTTTCGGTCTATACACCGGAGGATCTGCGCTCCGGAAGTCCTCATGCAGAGGAGCTCGGCGAAGTGCTGGCCCGGGCGGATATCGTCATTAATATTCTTCCCCATACCGGAGAGACGGAAGGCTTCATGGATGAGGAGTTTGTGTCCCGTCTGGAGGGGGCACTGTTTATTAATGCGGGCAGAGGTTCGGTGATCCGGGAGGATCTTCTCCTGCAGGCACTGAATGCCGGAAAGATCCGCCGGGCAGTTCTTGATGTGTTTCCAAAGGAGCCCCTGCAGCTCCAATCCCCCCTGTGGAATAGAGAAGATGTGGTCATTACCCCCCATGTAGCCGGCCTTACCGGCGCCGAAGATGCACTGAGGGTTCTTTTCCAGCGGCTGGAGGCAGTTTCCCGGGGTGATATCCGTGAGTATGTGGTGGATATTCCCCGGGGATATTAA